A genomic stretch from Scheffersomyces stipitis CBS 6054 chromosome 6, complete sequence includes:
- the PHO3 gene encoding acid phosphatase: protein MQFKTSLALFTIAATALAKTILLSNDDGWASTNIRATYYQLKSAGHDVYLVAPVSQRSGWGGEFDEPTSPTLDTDGEFGYVKAGAPSWGHEIDDDHIWYVNGTPASSVAFALKYVFPYYFAEKGENITVDLVVAGPNEGTNMSPGFFTASGTMGATYNAVYRGYPAISFSGSNSNNSFFKDSLDLEDKLEPSTIYANLVVEMVNQLFESQGENTRTLPLGVGLNVNFPAVGYLNETCNSPQWVYTRLTGEYAGGADMYYNETSNSFVWKPSTMSALSVCYNGDCSLPSENLILGYTDCATSVSAFSIDYDVTLGMSNEVTSLLQPLFSS from the coding sequence ATGCAATTCAAGACATCTTTAGCATTATTTACCATTGCAGCAACAGCATTGGCCAAAACAATTCTCTTGTCTAACGACGATGGTTGGGCATCTACCAACATCAGAGCTACGTATTACCAGTTGAAGAGTGCTGGCCATGATGTTTATTTGGTTGCTCCAGTTTCTCAAAGATCTGGTTGGGGTGGAGAATTCGACGAACCAACGTCTCCAACCTTGGATACAGATGGAGAATTCGGTTATGTTAAGGCTGGTGCTCCATCATGGGGTCATGAAATTGATGATGACCATATATGGTATGTGAACGGTACCCCAGCATCCTCTGTTGCTTTTGCTTTGAAGTACGTCTTTCCATACTACTTTGCTGAGAAAGGTGAGAATATTACAGTTGACTTGGTCGTTGCAGGGCCAAATGAAGGTACAAACATGTCTCCAGGTTTTTTTACTGCTTCTGGTACTATGGGGGCCACTTACAACGCTGTTTATAGAGGTTACCCAGCTATTTCGTTTTCTGGTTCTAATTCTAACAACTCGTTCTTCAAAGATTCgttggacttggaagatAAATTGGAACCATCAACAATCTATGCTAATTTGGTAGTTGAAATGGTCAACCAACTATTTGAATCTCAAGGTGAGAACACAAGAACCTTGCCTTTGGGTGTTGGCCTCAATGTCAATTTTCCGGCTGTTGGTTACCTCAACGAAACTTGTAATAGTCCACAATGGGTATACACCAGATTAACAGGAGAATATGCTGGTGGTGCAGACATGTACTATAACGAAACTTCTAATTCTTTTGTCTGGAAACCATCGACTATGTCGGCCCTTTCCGTTTGTTACAACGGCGATTGCTCGTTACCATCTGAAAATCTCATTCTCGGATACACCGATTGCGCTACATCGGTCAGTGCATTCTCTATTGATTATGATGTTACCTTAGGCATGAGCAATGAAGTTACGTCGTTATTGCAACCTTTGTTTTCCAGCTGA